A single Inediibacterium massiliense DNA region contains:
- the scfB gene encoding thioether cross-link-forming SCIFF peptide maturase, translated as MIHKFMQEDTRIVLDVNSGAVHVIDEIIYDVLDYYKEKSTDQIIDLLSNKYKKEDIIEAIEEIKTLESEGLLYAEDSYQNHPAFLNKKPFIKALCLHVAHDCNIRCKYCFASQGDFKGQRSLMSEEVGKKALDFLIEHSGSRRNLEVDFFGGEPLMNFEVVKKLVEYGRKREKETNKRFRFTITTNGVLLNDEKMKYIEENMDNVVLSIDGRKDVNDYMRCTVDGSGTYDVIIPKFLKMAEMRNGKSYFVRGTFTKNNLDFSKDVLHLADLGFKSTSIEPVVTDPKEEYAISEENLNKIYEEYEILAKEYIKRKKEGNGFHFFHFMIDLNQGPCVVKRLSGCGAGTEYLAVTPEGDLYPCHQFVGNEDFRLGSVDTGILNEEIRENFKHAHVYSKEKCKDCWAKFYCSGGCHANAYNFNQTIYKPYEMGCEMEKKRIECALFIEASLLK; from the coding sequence ATGATACACAAATTTATGCAAGAAGATACAAGAATTGTTTTAGATGTAAATAGTGGAGCAGTACATGTTATAGATGAAATCATATATGATGTATTAGATTATTATAAAGAAAAATCTACAGATCAAATCATAGATTTATTATCTAATAAGTATAAAAAAGAAGATATTATAGAAGCTATAGAAGAAATAAAAACTTTAGAATCAGAAGGACTTTTATATGCAGAGGATTCTTATCAAAATCATCCTGCATTTTTAAATAAAAAACCTTTCATTAAGGCTTTATGTTTGCATGTTGCCCATGATTGCAATATTCGATGTAAATATTGTTTTGCATCTCAAGGAGATTTTAAAGGACAAAGAAGTTTAATGAGTGAAGAAGTTGGTAAAAAAGCATTAGACTTTTTAATTGAGCACTCAGGAAGTAGAAGAAATCTAGAGGTAGATTTCTTTGGAGGAGAACCTCTGATGAATTTTGAAGTGGTTAAAAAATTAGTAGAGTATGGAAGAAAAAGAGAAAAAGAAACCAATAAAAGATTTAGATTTACTATCACTACCAATGGTGTATTATTAAATGATGAAAAAATGAAATATATTGAGGAAAATATGGACAATGTCGTACTTAGTATAGATGGAAGAAAAGATGTAAATGATTATATGAGATGTACTGTAGATGGATCTGGCACTTATGATGTGATTATTCCTAAGTTTTTAAAAATGGCAGAAATGAGAAATGGAAAAAGTTATTTTGTAAGAGGAACTTTTACTAAAAACAATTTAGATTTTTCTAAAGATGTACTTCATTTAGCAGATTTAGGATTTAAGAGTACTTCCATAGAGCCTGTTGTAACAGATCCTAAAGAAGAGTATGCTATATCAGAAGAAAATTTAAATAAAATTTATGAAGAATACGAAATTTTAGCAAAAGAATATATCAAAAGAAAAAAAGAAGGAAATGGATTCCATTTCTTCCATTTTATGATAGACTTAAATCAAGGTCCTTGTGTCGTAAAAAGATTATCAGGATGTGGAGCAGGAACTGAATATTTAGCTGTAACTCCAGAGGGTGATCTTTACCCATGTCATCAATTTGTAGGCAATGAAGATTTTCGTTTAGGAAGTGTAGATACAGGTATTTTGAATGAAGAAATAAGAGAAAATTTTAAGCATGCTCATGTATATAGTAAAGAAAAATGTAAGGATTGCTGGGCAAAATTCTATTGTAGTGGAGGCTGTCATGCCAATGCTTACAATTTCAATCAAACCATTTATAAGCCTTATGAAATGGGATGTGAAATGGAGAAAAAAAGAATTGAGTGTGCATTGTTTATTGAGGCGAGTTTATTAAAATAG
- a CDS encoding gamma carbonic anhydrase family protein, whose protein sequence is MILSYEGYTPNIDESCYVADNATIVGKVTLKKNANIWYGTVVRADDNEVIIGENTNIQDNCTIHIAKDFQTIIGDYVTVGHNAIVHACTVGNYVLVGMGAIILNGAQIGDHVIVAAGSVIPPGKKIPSNTLVMGSPAKVVRELTQKDYEKLKDSALHYVNLAKKHKHNMEK, encoded by the coding sequence ATGATTTTATCTTATGAAGGATATACTCCAAATATTGATGAAAGTTGCTACGTAGCAGATAATGCTACGATTGTAGGAAAAGTAACACTGAAAAAAAATGCAAATATATGGTATGGAACAGTTGTAAGAGCTGATGATAATGAAGTAATTATTGGAGAAAATACAAATATACAAGATAATTGCACCATTCATATTGCTAAGGATTTTCAAACCATTATAGGTGATTATGTGACGGTAGGACATAATGCAATTGTACATGCTTGTACAGTGGGAAATTATGTGTTAGTAGGAATGGGTGCTATCATTTTAAATGGAGCCCAAATAGGAGATCATGTGATTGTTGCAGCAGGATCCGTGATTCCACCAGGGAAAAAAATTCCATCTAATACATTGGTAATGGGTTCTCCTGCAAAAGTAGTAAGGGAATTAACTCAAAAAGACTATGAAAAATTAAAAGATTCAGCTCTTCACTATGTAAACTTAGCGAAAAAGCATAAACATAATATGGAAAAGTAA
- the secD gene encoding protein translocase subunit SecD has product MKMKNAIILLLVLVLVTAGAFTGIKGFEGAHIKPIKDMLKLGLDLKGGVFVVLEAQTDAKGKELDKIMVQTKEVIERRVNAMGLTEPNVMREGSNRIRVELPGAKDAQEAVKAIGKTAQLQFVNAKGEIILTGKEVKNAEVIFEKDKGNAPGVSLEFNSEGAKAFQIATKEAASQPVGSAGRIIAIVLDGQAISTPNVQNEIPNGKASITGNFTMDEAAQLAALIRGGALPVELVEVQTSAIGPTLGMDSFNKSIFAAGIGIGLIFLFMLLYYRVPGFIASIALIIYILIVLWVLIGFGAVLTLPGIAGLILSVGMAVDANVIIFERIKEEIRNGKSLRASVNSGFSKAIGTILDSNITTLIAGIVLYQFGSGPIKGFAVTLMVGLLASMFTAVIVTKTLLKSIIDMNIFKSTKFYGA; this is encoded by the coding sequence ATGAAAATGAAAAATGCAATCATCTTGTTATTAGTGCTTGTCCTTGTTACAGCAGGAGCTTTTACAGGGATTAAAGGGTTTGAAGGTGCTCATATAAAGCCGATTAAAGATATGTTAAAGCTTGGACTGGATTTAAAAGGTGGAGTATTTGTAGTACTTGAAGCACAAACAGATGCAAAAGGAAAAGAACTTGATAAAATTATGGTTCAAACAAAAGAAGTCATTGAACGAAGAGTAAATGCAATGGGTCTTACAGAACCAAATGTAATGAGAGAAGGAAGCAATAGAATAAGAGTAGAGCTTCCAGGAGCTAAAGATGCCCAAGAAGCTGTTAAGGCCATAGGTAAAACAGCTCAGCTTCAATTTGTCAATGCAAAAGGTGAAATTATTTTAACAGGAAAAGAAGTAAAAAATGCAGAAGTAATATTTGAAAAAGATAAAGGAAATGCTCCAGGGGTTTCATTAGAATTTAATAGCGAAGGAGCAAAAGCTTTTCAAATCGCAACAAAAGAAGCAGCTTCTCAACCAGTAGGTTCAGCAGGAAGAATCATTGCAATTGTATTGGATGGACAAGCTATTTCTACACCAAATGTACAAAATGAAATTCCAAATGGAAAAGCTTCTATCACAGGAAACTTTACTATGGATGAAGCAGCTCAACTTGCAGCACTTATTAGAGGAGGAGCATTGCCTGTTGAGTTAGTAGAGGTTCAAACTTCTGCTATAGGACCAACTCTTGGTATGGATTCATTCAATAAAAGTATTTTTGCAGCAGGGATAGGAATTGGATTGATATTCTTATTTATGCTACTTTATTATAGAGTGCCTGGATTTATTGCAAGTATTGCTTTGATCATTTATATTTTAATTGTTTTATGGGTATTAATAGGATTTGGTGCAGTACTTACACTTCCTGGTATCGCAGGACTGATTTTATCAGTAGGTATGGCAGTAGATGCAAATGTCATTATATTCGAAAGAATAAAAGAAGAAATTAGAAATGGTAAAAGCCTTAGAGCTTCAGTAAATTCAGGATTCTCAAAGGCAATAGGAACGATCCTAGATTCTAACATTACTACATTAATTGCAGGAATTGTTCTTTATCAATTTGGATCAGGACCTATCAAAGGATTTGCAGTAACTTTAATGGTGGGTTTATTGGCAAGTATGTTTACAGCAGTAATAGTAACGAAAACACTATTAAAATCAATTATTGATATGAATATTTTTAAAAGTACAAAATTTTATGGAGCATAG
- the secF gene encoding protein translocase subunit SecF: MNIISKKKIWFSLSIAVIVIGLIMGMFQGFNLGIDFTGGTMMQVYLGKTVPVNEIKTEISKFDLDAEIIHVGDQKEEIIIKTKKDLNTNQRQEVFEVLKAKYNLNDKDFRQAEQFGPSMGSEIQRKALISIGIAAIGMLIYITFRFEIKFGASAILALIHDILVVLAIFAIFRIPLNSSFVAAMLTIVGYSINDTIVVFDRIRENMRYMKKRNYEEVVDMSINQTITRTINTSLTTLITIIVLYIFGVEAIKAFTLPLILGVAIGTYSSIFIASPIWVTLKEWESKKNGYNPS, from the coding sequence ATGAATATTATTTCTAAAAAGAAGATATGGTTTAGTCTTTCTATTGCTGTGATCGTAATAGGATTAATAATGGGAATGTTTCAAGGCTTTAATCTAGGAATAGATTTTACAGGTGGAACTATGATGCAAGTTTATTTAGGAAAAACAGTACCTGTAAATGAAATAAAAACAGAGATTTCAAAATTTGATTTAGATGCAGAAATTATTCATGTAGGAGATCAAAAAGAAGAGATTATTATCAAAACAAAAAAAGATTTAAATACCAATCAAAGACAAGAAGTATTTGAAGTATTAAAAGCTAAATACAATTTAAACGACAAAGATTTTAGACAAGCAGAGCAATTTGGACCTTCTATGGGAAGTGAAATACAAAGAAAAGCATTGATTTCAATAGGAATTGCAGCTATAGGTATGCTTATTTATATTACTTTTCGTTTTGAAATTAAATTTGGAGCATCTGCTATTTTAGCTTTGATTCATGATATTTTAGTGGTACTTGCTATATTTGCTATTTTTAGAATCCCTTTAAATAGTTCTTTTGTGGCAGCTATGCTTACCATTGTAGGATATTCAATTAATGATACCATTGTAGTTTTTGATAGAATTAGAGAAAATATGAGATATATGAAAAAGAGAAATTATGAAGAAGTCGTAGATATGAGTATCAATCAAACGATTACTCGTACTATCAATACTTCTTTGACTACATTAATTACAATTATAGTTTTATATATTTTTGGAGTAGAAGCGATTAAAGCATTTACGCTTCCATTAATCTTGGGAGTTGCAATAGGAACTTATTCTTCTATCTTTATTGCTAGCCCTATTTGGGTTACATTAAAAGAATGGGAAAGTAAAAAAAATGGATATAATCCTAGTTAA